In a genomic window of Glycine max cultivar Williams 82 chromosome 13, Glycine_max_v4.0, whole genome shotgun sequence:
- the LOC100781016 gene encoding methionine gamma-lyase translates to MAESAVVNRKRSGTDDVVSENDGKRKNVVAPDMDPAAALALTRHEFGEHGGVNMSIEASATFTVMEPETLCRMFTGELGPDRDFFIYSRHFNPTVLNLGRHMAALEGTEAAYCTASGMAAISSVLLQLCSSGGHVVASTTLYGGTHALLTHFLPGKCNISTTFVDISDLESVESAIVEGKTNVLYFESMANPSLKVANIPELCRVGHAKGVTVVTDNTFAPMVISPARLGADVVVHSISKFISGGADIIAGAVCGPASLVNSMMDLHDGSLMLLGPTMNAKVAFELSERIPHLSLRMKEHCHRALVFATRLKKLGLKVIYPGLEDHPQHELLKSIANREYGYGGLLCIDMETVERANLLMAHLQNDAQFGFMAVSLGYYETLMSCSGSSTSSGMTEEEQKLAGISPGLVRMSIGYIGTLEQKWSQMEIALDRFQEKQPLV, encoded by the exons ATGGCTGAAAGCGCGGTGGTGAACAGGAAGCGCAGCGGCACGGACGACGTCGTTTCGGAGAACGACGGAAAGAGGAAGAATGTGGTGGCACCCGACATGGACCCTGCGGCGGCATTGGCCTTGACGCGGCACGAGTTCGGGGAGCACGGTGGCGTGAACATGTCGATCGAGGCCTCGGCTACGTTCACGGTGATGGAGCCGGAGACCCTCTGCCGCATGTTCACTGGCGAGCTGGGCCCCGACCGCGACTTCTTCATCTACAGCCGCCACTTCAACCCGACGGTGCTCAACTTGGGCCGCCACATGGCCGCCCTGGAAGGCACGGAGGCCGCCTACTGCACCGCCAGCGGCATGGCCGCCATCTCCTCGGTCCTCCTCCAGCTCTGCAGCTCCGGCGGGCACGTGGTGGCCTCCACCACTCTCTACGGCGGGACCCACGCCCTCCTCACGCACTTCCTCCCCGGGAAATGCAACATTAGCACCACCTTCGTGGACATCAGTGATTTGGAAAGCGTGGAGAGTGCGATCGTGGAAGGGAAGACGAACGTCCTGTACTTCGAGTCCATGGCGAATCCGAGCCTGAAGGTCGCAAACATTCCGGAACTGTGCCGCGTGGGACACGCAAAGGGCGTCACAGTTGTCACCGACAACACCTTCGCTCCCATGGTCATCTCCCCCGCTCGTCTCGGCGCTGACGTCGTCGTTCACAGCATCTCCAAGTTTATCAGTGGGGGTGCTGATATTATTGCAG GGGCTGTGTGCGGGCCTGCGAGCCTAGTGAATTCGATGATGGACCTTCACGACGGGTCCCTGATGCTGCTGGGTCCAACAATGAATGCGAAGGTGGCGTTTGAACTGTCAGAAAGAATCCCACACTTGAGCCTTAGGATGAAGGAGCATTGCCACCGTGCGTTGGTGTTCGCCACAAGGCTCAAGAAATTAGGGTTGAAGGTGATCTACCCAGGCCTTGAAGACCACCCACAGCACGAATTGCTGAAATCAATAGCCAACAGGGAATATGGGTATGGTGGACTTCTTTGCATTGACATGGAAACGGTGGAGAGGGCAAACCTGTTGATGGCTCACTTGCAAAACGATGCTCAATTTGGATTCATGGCTGTTAGCTTGGGGTATTATGAGACCCTCATGTCCTGCTCTGGTAGCAGCACTAGCAGTGGGATGACTGAGGAGGAACAGAAGCTTGCCGGAATCTCCCCAGGCCTAGTAAGGATGTCAATTGGATACATTGGCACATTGGAGCAGAAATGGAGTCAGATGGAAATTGCACTCGATAGATTTCAGGAAAAGCAGCCACTAGTTtaa